In Nocardioides jishulii, the DNA window CGTCGGGTGCCAGCACCACGACGAGGTCGAGGCTCCCCACCCACCCCGGCAGGCCCGGCATCGGCCAGGCCACGAACGGCACCGGGCACGAGGGCTCGAGCACGGCTCGGAGCAGTCGCGAGTCGGGCCCCGCGGCGACGACGGCCCTGGGACGGTTGGCCTGGTGCGCCTGGGCCACGGCTCGCTCGAGTGCCTCACCGACCTGCACCCGGTCACGGCGCACCCGGGCGCCGGCCTCGGCCAGCGTCCTCAGCATCGGGTCGGCAGCGGCCAGCACCCGCTCGTCGTCGAGGCGGGCCTCATCGAACCAGGTCGTCATCAGCGTCGTCTCAGGCGGGCTTGCGGGCCTCGTCGACCAGCAGGACCGGGATGTCGTCACGCACGGGGTAGGCGTAGTGGCAACCGGTGCAGACCAGCTCCTCGCCCTCCACGGAGAGATCCGCGTGGCAGGCGGGGCAGACGATGATGTCGAGCAGGGCGGGGTCGAGGTTCATCAGTGGCTCCTGATCGTGGAGAGGACGGCGTCGCGGACCTCGGCCATCGTGGCGTCGTCCTTGCCCTCGGAGTTGAGGCGCAGCAGCGGCTCGGTGTTCGAGGCCCTGACATTGAACCACCAGTCAGCGTGGGTGACGGTGAGGCCGTCGAGCTCGTCGACCTCCACGCCGTCGCGGCCCGCGTACTGCTCCTTGAGCCGGGCCAGCACGGCGCCCTGATCGGCGACGGTCGAGTTGATCTCGCCCGACGCCGGGTAGCGCTCGTACTCGGCCAGCAGCTCCGACAGGGGCAGGTCGGTCTCGGCGAGCGCCGCCATCGCGTGGAGCGCGGCCAGCATGCCCGAGTCGGCGCGCCAGAAGTCGCGGAAGTAGAAGTGGCCCGAGTGCTCGCCGCCGAAGACGGCGTCGGTCTCGGCCATCGTGGCCTTGATGAAGGAGTGGCCCACCCGGGTGCGCACCGGCTTGCCGCCCAGCTCGGTGACGATCTCCGGCACCGCACGCGAGGTGATGAGGTTGTGGATGACCGTGGCCCCCGGCTGCCTGGCCAGCTCGCGCGCGGCGATCAGCGCGGTGAGCGTCGAGGGCGAGACGGCACGGCCCTTCTCGTCGACGATGAAGCAGCGGTCGGCGTCACCGTCGAAGGCGAGCCCGATGTCGGCCTTCTCGGCCAGCACGGCCTTCTGCAGGTCGACGAGGTTCTCCGCCTCGATCGGGTTGGCCTCGTGGTTCGGGAAGGTGCCGTCGAGCTCGAAGTAGAGCGGCACCATCTCGACGACGCCACCGATGCGGTCGAAGACCATCGGTGCGGTGAGCCCGGCCATGCCGTTGCCCGCGTCGACCACGACCTTGAGCCCACGGCCTCGCACGGGCGCCAGGCTCAGCAGGTGGTCGGCGTAGTCGGCCAGCACGTCGGTGGAGGTGATCTCGCCGGGCGTCTCGGCCTCGAGCGTGGTGCCGGCCGCGACGACGTCACGGATCTCCGACAGACCGGTGTCCAGGCCCACCGGCACGGCACCGGGGCGGCACATCTTCATGCCGTTGTACTGCGCCGGGTTGTGGCTCGCGGTGAACATCACGCCCGCGTGGCCCAGGTGGCCGGAGGCGAAGTAGAGCTGGTCGGTGGAGGCCAGGCCGATCATCACGACGTCGGCGCCGGCGGTGGCCGCACCCTCGGCGAAGGCCTGCGCCATGCCGGGCGAGGAGGGCCGCATGTCGTGGCCGACCACCACCGTGTCGGCCCCGAGCACCTGCACGAACGCGTTGCCCGTGGCACGGGCCAGGGTCTCGTCCATCTGGTCAGGAACGGTGCCGCGCACGTCGTACGCCTTGAAGATGGCGCCGAGGTTCGCGGGATCCAGGGTCGGGCTGGCGGATGTCATGGCCGGGAGCCTATCGGCCACCGCACAGAGGGTCAGTCCGTGGTCAGCACACGCAGGTGCCCGCGCCGCACGCCCTGGGAGGGGTCGTCGGTCGGCGGAGTCCGCGGCGCCGGCTCCGAGGGCCGGGCGGCCTCACGGACGGCGTCGGCGAGCGCAAGGAGGTCGTCGTTGGACGGCCCGGTGTCGCGCAGGTCGTTGGCCAGGCGCAGCACCTCCCAGCCCCGAGGGGCTGAGAGCCGCTCGCTGTGCTGCTCGCACAGGTCGTAGGCGTGCGGCTCGGCGTGGATGGAGAGGGGGCCCAGGACCGCCGTCTGGTCGGCGTACACGTACGTCAGGGTCGCGACCGCGTTGCGGCCGCACGCGGTGCGCGAGCAACGACGGGCGGAATTCACACCGCAGACGTTACCTCGCGATGCACGCGGTGCCGTCTAGGCTCGCGGCATGGAGATCGCGCCGCGCCGGACCCGGGATCGCCGCGGTCGGGGCATGCGTGGGCCGGGCGTCATGCCGCGAACGCTCGGCACCCCGGCCCTGGGCAGCGAGCGGGAGCGCTTCGACGCCCTCGTGCTCAGCGTGGTGAAGGTCATCGACGCCCACTGGCACGACCGGCTCGGGCTCGTCGAGTACGCGGTCGAGGACGCGCCGCTGGTGCCCGACGACTGGGACGACGCCGGGGTGCCGCTCGCGTCGGTGGTGCGCGGCCAGGGGGCCACGCCGAGTCGGCTGGTCCTCTTCCGCCGCCCCCTGGAGCACCGCGCCGACACGCGCGAGGAGCTGCGCGCGCTGGTCCTCACCGTGGTCGTCGAGCAGGTCGCCGAGCTGCTCGGGATGGACCCCGAGGACGTCGACCCGCGCAACCTGTGAAGGCCGCGAGTGACGTCCCAGCAGGCGTCGCGTCGGTGGAGCGCCGCGTCAGTAGAGCGCGGGGCCCACGTGCGGCACCCAGTTGTCGGTGACCAGCTCACGCACAGGTCGTACCGTCCCCGCGCCGGACTCGACCGCCGCCACGACCGGCACCCCGTCCACCACGACCTCCACCCAACGGGCGCGACCCGCGAGGTCGAGCCGGGCGCCCTGCCCGGGGCGTACGGTCAGCCGCCGCTCCTTGAGCGGCGTGCCGTCGGCGGCACGCTGCCGGACCCGGACGTCCGACGGCTCCTGGGCGCCGGCCACCACCAGACGGTGGTCCCCTCCGGCGAGGGTCGTCGCGCCCGACCCGGTCAGGGGCGCCGTGGCCACGGCATGGCTCAGTGTGTTGCCGTCCGTCGTGCGCAGGAGGCCGACGACGGGGGCATCGGCCTGCAGGCGCAGGGCCACCAGGCCAGCGGCGGCCCGCGAACGCAGGAAGGCACCCAGGTCGACGCTCACGGTGGCACCGCCCGGCACGGCGATCTCGGGCACGTCGGCCGGCGCGAACTCGCTCTCCGGCGTCACGGCCCTGAGCCGCACCAGGGTCTGGTCGGTGCCCGGGTTGGTGAGCACCAGGGTGCGGTCGCCCTCCCCGCGCCGGACCCCGGGGAGGTAGCTGTCGGTGGCCGGCGCGGCGGCGGGCGGGAGCCAGGAGACGGCCCGGTCGTCGCTGCCCAAGGGGTCGACCCGGTCGACGACCGAGGAGGCCAGACGTCCGCGGTTGACCTGGATGTGGAGGGAGACGTCGTCGCGCTCCGGAAGGACCGCGGCCAGGTCGAGGGTGAGCTCGTCACGCGCCGGCACCGCGACACCGCGCAGGCGGGCGACCTCGCGGATGCCGTCGGCGGCGTGGACGACCACGTCCGCGATGGCGGGGCCACCGTCGGGGTTGACCAGGCGCAGCACCGAGGAGTGCTCGGCCCCCGCGCCGACGCCGGCGAACCACACGTCGCTGCTCGGGCGCAGGCAGTCGGTGGCGATGCCGCCGCCGCTGCGGCTGGCGACCAGGCCCGAGGCGGTCGGGCCCTGCCCGCGCAGGAGGTCGGTGCCCTTCGTACGCCACGTCGCGACGGCCCCGGAACCGACCTCCAGGTCGGCACCGGAGGTACGCAGTGCTCCCGAGACGTCCGGGTCGGCCAGGGCTGCCTGCAAGGTGTCGGCGCCTGCGAGCGCCGGTGGGCAGACCACGACGGTCGAGGTCAGCGGCGTCGCGGAGGGCGGCTTCGCGGAGTCCTCGGTCGGGGCCGGGTCGACGGTCGCGAGGAGCCCGACCGTGGCGAGGGGGATCACGAACGCCAGGACGGTCAGCGGGTTGACGGAGCGCTGCCCGGAGACGAGCGCGCGCCGCCGGTCGCGGGTGTCGGGACGCTCGGCGCGGCGGGAGGGGCGGGGCTCGGGGGTCATGCGGCGGACCTCGATCGCACGAGAGTAGGGGCGGCGGCCACCAGGGCCACCAGCCAGGCGGCCCCCTGGATGACCAGGAGCAGGACGCGCCCCGCGCTCACCTCGCTGGCCACACCAGCGACCGAGGTCTCGCGGTCGACGCGCCAGGCGCGGGTGGAGCGGTCCTCGGCGCTGGCCTGGACCAGTCCGTCGACCGCGTCGAGGCCGGCGGAGACGCGCCCGTCGACGGGTGCCGGGAGCACGACGTACTCGATGCCGTGCTCGGCCAGGGCCTCCACGTCACGAGGGCTGGGGGCTGAGACGAGGCGGGTGACGATGTCGGTCATCTCGCGGTCCTCCGGGGTCAGGCCGAGGATCTCGTCCTCCCCCACGGTGATCCCGTCGCCACGTCGGACCCGGTAGGTGACGCCGTCGTCGACCGAGCCGCGCACCACGAGGACGCCGTGGTCGTCCCCGGTCAGGGAGCTCTGCGCCATGTAGGCCGGAACCACCTCGGCCCGGTCCTCGTGGAAGGCGTTGTCGGCACCGAGCCACCAGACGATGCCGCCCAGCGGCACGGCCACGGCCACCGCGGCGACCACGGCCGCAATGGCTCGCTGCCACCACGGGTGCGGGTCACCGGAGAGGCGCCGTACGAGGGCACCGGTGCCGAGGGCGATCACGACGATGGCGATGCCCTGGAGCACCACGACGAAGAAGCCCATGCTGGGCGGGGTCGAGGTCGCCGGGAGGTCGAGCACGACGAGCCCCAGCACCGCGACCACGCAGGCGGCGGGGAGCGCGACGAGCCATCCGATCATCACCGGCACCCGGGTGGAGATCGGGGCGATGGCCAGGACGGCGAGCACCCCGATCGGGACACCGAGCCACCACGGCGCGCCGAGGTCGGAGAGGCGTCCGGTCGCCAGGTCGGTGAAGTCGACGGCCGAGACGGGCAGGCGTCCCGCTTCGAGGAGGAGTCCCTGCACGGCTCCGGTGCCCAGCAGGGGCAGGAACCACGGGAGCAGCAGCACCGGGACGAGTCCCAGCGCGAGGGCGGGCGGCCCCCACGCGGACCGCTCGCGCAGCAGCCGGGGACTGATCGCGAAGGCGGCCGCGACGACGAGCGCAGAGGCCAGCAGGCCGAAGAGCCAGACACCGGGCACGAAGGCCGAGCAGAGCGCGAGGAGCAGCCCGGTACGCCAGGCGGCTCGCCAGCGACGCTCGGCGTCGGGGTCGGCGAAGCCGATGGCGGCGTGGGCCAGCCAGGGCAGCAGCGCCGCGAGCGCGACGGTCCCGAAGCGGCCCTCGCCCCAGGCGCCGGAGGTGGCGGGCACGAGTGCGTAGGTCACCGACCCCCAGACCAGGACCCAGGTCGAGAGGCCACGCGGGTCGACCAGACGGCCGACCAGGCGCAGGAGGCGCCACGCTCCCCACAGCGCGATCGGCACGGCCAGGAGCATCAGGACGCTGATCACCGCACCCGCGTTGCCGCCGGTGAAGAGGCCGGCGACCGCGAAGAGGGCGACGTAGGCCGGCGCCGGGACCCGGCTGCCGGTGCCGAGCGGGTGCTGGGACTCGACGTGGAGGCGCCACCAGTCGGCCGCGCTCTGCGGGACGGGTGACAGTGCGCCCCCCTGGATCTCGCCGAAGGCCGCGCGGGCGGCGACCACGGCGAGCACGACGAAGAGGGTGAGGACGAGCGCGACGGGGTTGGTGAAGAAGCGGTAGACCAGCCCGGAGTCGGCGTAGAGCTCCGCGTCGTCGTCATCGGGGTCGTCGGAGCGCCGAGGCTCCTTGGCGGCCTGGAGCGGTGCGAGCGCGGGCGAGGACGCGATCTCGGCGGCCAGCGCCGCCTCCTTCGCCTCACGGCGCCGGTCGGAGAGGTCCTGGGCGCTGCTCGCGAGCGCGGAGGCCAGGTCGGTGGCCACGTCGAGTCCGTGCCGGTAGGGCAGCCACCAGGGCGGCCGCAGGGCGGAGACGTCGCGCGGGGAGTGCTCACGCAGCGCGGCACGCTCACGGCGGGCGGCTCGGACCTGGCCGGGATGGGTGTAGATCGAGAGCAGCGCGGCCAGCTCGTCGAGCGCCTGGCCCACCGCCCGCACGCCCAGCAGCCCCAGGACGCGGAGCAGGGTGCCGAAGAAGAGGCGGAACGTCTGCCAGAGCAGCTGGCGGGACTTCACGTTGGCCAGCAACGTCAGGAGCGCGGCGCGGCGCTCCTGGTAGTGCGGGTGGCGTCCGGTGAGCGCGGTGCGGCGGGTGCCCCGGCTGGCGGCCTCGGCGTGGAAGACCACGGCCTGGGGGACGACGTACGTCCGGTGCCCCGCGCGCGCGGCCCGCCACCCGAAGTCGACGTCGTTGCCGAAGAGCGGCAGCCGCTCGTCGAAGCCTCCGAGCTCCTCCAGCACGCGACGACGCACGAGCATGCCGGCGGTGTTCACGGCCAGCACCTCGCGCTCCTGGTCGTGCTGCCCCTGGTCGTACTCCCCGCGCTCGAGGCCGGTCTCCCGACGGCCCGTGCCGGAGATGGTCACCCCGAGCTCGAGGAGCCGGCGCAGGGAGGGCCACTCGCGCAGCTTGGGGCCGAAGATCTCGACGTCGGGATACTCCTGCGAGGCGGCGAGCAGCCACGCCAGCGCCTCGTGGTCCGGCGCGGAGTCGTCGTGCAGCAGCCAGATCCACTCGTCCTCGTCAGCGGGTGGGAGAGCGTCGAGGGCGGCCCGCACGGCGGCGGGGAAAGAGGTGGAGACCGGGAGGTCGACGACGGAGTCCTCGCCGAAGGCCTCCACCAGGAGGCCTCGGGACTCGTCCTTGCTGCCGGTGTCGACGGCGAGGCAGCGATCGGCAGGACGGTGCTGGCTGCGCATCCCCTCGAGGACGTTCGGCAGCCACCTCGCCCCGTCGTGGCTGATCAGTACGGCGGAGACGGTCACCCGTCAACCCTAGGGAAGGGCATCAAGACCGTGCGAATCGGGCACGGAGAGTGTGCGGAGGCGGAACAGGTCAGACGGCGCGCTTCTTCAGCTTGCGACGCTCCCGCTCGGAGAGGCCGCCCCAGATCCCGAACCGCTCGTCGTTCATGAGCGCATACTCCAGGCAGTCGGTGCGGACGTCACACGTCAGGCAGACCTTCTTGGCCTCACGGGTCGAGCCACCCTTCTCAGGGAAGAAGGCTTCGGGGTCGGTCTGTGCGCAGAGCGCTCGATCCTGCCAACCCATTTCTTCGGTGTCGGCATCGAGGAGAAACAGTTCCCGCATCGGCCCTCTCCTTTCAACCCAGTGTCCGGACCTCTCCCCGTCGTGAGGACCGTTTGAACAACACTAGTGGAATTACATGCTTGTCGCGCACGTAAGTCAAGCCCGATCCACAGAAGTCTGGGGTCTCCTGCGTGTCGCAGAAGGGTTCAGGCAAAGATATGTCGTATGCGCGACATCACGGTTCTCTCCGGTGGTATGGGGGGCGCGAAGTTCCTCCGCGGCCTGCTCCACGGCATCTCTTCGAGGACCCTCCCCCACGTCCACCCCGACGCCCGCGTCACGGTGGTGGCCAACACCGCCGACGACATCTGGCTCCACGGCCTCAAGGTCTGCCCCGACCTCGACACCGTCATGTACACCCTCGGTGACGGCATCGACCCCGATCGGGGCTGGGGCCGCCGCGACGAGACGTGGAGCGTCAAGGCCGAGCTCGAGGCCTACGGCGTCGAGCCCACCTGGTTCGGTCTCGGCGACCGTGACGTCGCCACCCACCTGGTGCGGACGCAGATGCTCGACGCCGGCTACCCCTTGTCGAAGGTCACCGCTGCCCTGTGCCGTCGCTGGCAGCCGGGCGTCACCCTGCTGCCGATGACCGACGACCGGGTCGAGACCCACGTGGCCGTCGCCGACCCCGACAGCCCCAGCGGACGTCGTGTCATCCACTTCCAGGAGTACTGGGTGCGGCTGCGCGCCCAGGTCCCCGTCGAGGCGCTGGCCTTCGTCGGGCTGGACCAGGCCACCCCTGCCCCCGGCGTGCTCGAGGCGATCAGCGGAGCCGACCTCGTCATCCTGCCGCCCTCCAACCCCGTGGTCTCCCTGGGCACGATCCTCGACGTGCCCGGCGTGCGTGACGCCGTGCGTACGACCCCGGCCAAGGTCGTCGGCCTCTCCCCCATCGTCGGAGGCGAGCCCGTGCACGGCATGGCGCGCCAGATGCTCACCGCCATCGGCGTCGAGGTCAGCGCGGCCGGCGTCGGGCGCCACTACGGCGCGCGGCGCAGCGGCGGACTGCTCGACGGCTGGCTGGTCGACGAGACCGACGCCGACGCCGTGGCCGGTCTCCAGGTCAGTGGGCTGGACGCCGCTGCGGTGCCCCTGATGATGACCTCACCCGAGGCCACCGCCGCGATGGCGGCGGCCGCGGTGCAGCTCGTGGCCGGCGCCTGAGGTGCGCGGCATCGAGGTCATCGCCCCCGACGGGATCGGCGAGGTCACGGCCGGCACCGACCTCGCGGTGCTGGTGAGCGAGGCGATCGACCTGGCCGACGGCGACGTCGTGGTGGTCACCAGCAAGGCCGTGAGCAAGGCCGAGGGCCGCACCGTCGCCGCCGGGACCGGCGCCGACGGGGAGGCGGCGTACGAGAAGGCGCTGGTCGAGGAGACCCGCCGCGTCGTCGCGCGTCGCGGTCGGACCCGCATCGTGCGCAACCGCCTCGGGCTCGTCATGGCGGCTGCCGGCATCGACCGCTCCAACGTGGAGGTCGGCACCTTCGTGCTGCTGCCCGACGATCCCGACGCCTCCGCGCGCCGACTGCGCGAGCGCCTGCTGGAGCTGACCGGGGCCAACGTGGGCGTGGTGGTCACCGACACCGCCGGCCGCGCCTGGCGCGACGGCCAGACCGACATCGCGATCGGGGCCGCCGGCCTGGACCCCAGCGAGGAGTTCGCCGGGCAGGTCGACCCCTACGGCAACCCGTTGGAGGTCACGCTCCCCGCGGTCGCCGACGAGATCGCCGGCGCCGCCGAGCTCGCCCAGGGCAAGCTCGGCGGTCGTCCGCTCGCACGGCTGCGCGGTCGCGCCGACCTGGTGCTGGGCGTCGGCGAGCACGGCCCCGGCGCAGCCTCGTTGCAGCGCCCCGAGGGTGCCGACCTCTTCGGCTTCGGCGCCCGCGAGGCGGTCGTGGTGGCGCTGTCCGGCGAGAGCAGGCTGCACCCCGTCTTCGGGGCCCCCGCCGCGCCCGAGGAGCTGGCCGAGGCGTTCGCCCGGGTGAGCCCGGGTGCGCTGCTCGCGCCGTCGGGCGACGCGTGGGAGCTGCGGACCGTCTCACCCCTCCCCCGTGCCGCCCTGACGGCCCTGTGCGTGGCCCACGGTTGGAAGGCCGAGCTCGCCGAGGCGGCGCCGAGCGAATCCGTGAGCTTCGCCCGCCTCTCACCCGCCAGTCCGTAGACTCACCCCGACCTGAGGCGCGGTCCCACCCCGGAACGCCTCTCCACCGCACCAGTACTCCCCCGACTGTGCGCCGACAGCGAAGGTACGACCCATCGTGGCCAAGCAGGACAAGACGAACCGTCAGGCCGTCATCGAGGAGATCCGCAACTCCCAGAAGGCAGCCGACCGGCGCCGCGGAGGCATGATCGTCGGTGTCTCGGTCATCCTGGGCGTGCTGATCATCGCGGCCGCCGCCTGGAAGCCCGTCTCCGACGCGTTCTCGCAGCGTGAGTTCAAGGCGAAGGAGCTCTCCAGCATCGGCGCCAAGGCCGCCGATGTCTGCCAGGACATCACGACCAAGCCGGCCGACGGCATGATGGACCACGAGACGCCGGGCACCCCGATCCCCTACGCCGACGCGCCCCCGGCCTTCGGCACCCACTACGACTCGTGGGAGCCGATGCAGCGCAAGTTCTACGGCGAGGACCGCCCGGAGCTCGGCTACCTCGTGCACAACCTCGAGCACGGCTACACGATCCTCTGGTACGACGAGACCATCGCCAAGGACGACGCCAAGCTGGACGTGGTCAAGGGGCTCGCGGCCAAGTTCGACGGCGACGACATGCGCAACAAGTTCAAGGCCGCGCCGTGGACCGCCGAGGACGGCGACGCCTTTCCCGAGGGCCAGCACGTGGCGCTGACCCACTGGTCGGCGGGCGGCACCGGGGAGACCGACACCGCCAAGCAGGTCGGCGTCTGGCAGTACTGCTCGGAGCCCAGCGGCGAGGCCCTCGAGGACTTCATGAACGAGTACCCCTACATGGACTCCCCGGAGCCCGGCGCCGGCTGACCCGGACCAGCTCAGACCAGCTCGTCGTGGCCGTCCTCCTTGAGGGCGGCCACGATCGATTTCACTTCCTGCGCCCGGGCCTTCGTGGTGACCAGCACGGCGTCGGGGGTGTCGACGACGACGACGTCCTCGATCCCGACCACCGCGACGGTCCGTCCGCCTGCCGGCACGACCAGGCCGGTGGCATCGTGCGTACGCACCTGTGCGGCGTCGCCGATCACCCGCAGGCGGGCGTCGTCGCCGGCGAGTGCGGCGAGGAGGTCGCCCAGTGAGGAGAAGTCGCCGACGTCGTCCCAGGTGAAGCGGCCGGGCACGCAGGCCACCCGACCGGCGGCGGCCGCCGGCTCCGCGACGGCGTGGTCGATGGCGATCCGAGGCAGGGTCGGCCAGATCTCCTCCAGCCGCTCCGGGGTGGCCGCGATCGTGCGCAGCGCAGCCGTGAAGTCAGGGTCGGTCTCCGCGAGCAGGTCGAGCAGCACGCCCGGCCGGACCACGAACATGCCCGCGTTCCAGCGGTAGGCCCCCGAGGCGAGGTAGCTGCGGGCCACCTCCAGCGACGGCTTCTCCACGAACTCCTCGACCCGGCTGGCCGCGAGCCCGGGCAGGGCCTGACCGGCCCGCACGTAGCCGAAACCGGTGGCGGGGCCGGTCGGCTCGATGCCGATCGTCACCAGCCAGCCCTCGCGCGCAGCCTCGACCGCAGCGGTGACGCACTCCTCGTACGCCTGCTGGTCGCCGATGACGTGGTCGGCGGCGAAGGAGCCCATCACCGCGTCGGGGTCGAGCCGCTCGAGCATGGCGGCCGCCAGGCCGATGGCGGCCATGGAGTCGCGCGGCGACGGCTCGGCGACCACGCGGTCGTCGGGGAGCCCGGGCAGCTGGCGTCGTACCGCGTCGGCGTGCGCAACTCCGGTCACCACCAGGCAGCGGTCCGCGGCGAGGGGGGCAAGTCGGTCGAGGGTCGCCTGGAGCAGCGTGCGGCCCGACCCGGTGAGGTCGAGGAGGAACTTCGGCGCCCCCGAGCGCGAGAGCGGCCACAGCCGGGTGCCAGCCCCACCGGCCGGGACGACGGCCCAGAAGTCCGCGAGCGCAGGTCGGGGCGTGGAGGTGTCGGTGGCAGCCATGGCAGCGAGGGTAACGGTCGGACTCAGCGTTCCTTCGACACCTGCCAGCCCAGGGCAGCGAGCGAGGTCAGGAGGATCCACGGTTCGCCCACCAGGACCAGCACCAGCGCCAGCGCCACCGCGACGTCGGGCCCGTGGAGGAGCTGCCGGACCACTCCGATCGGCAACGCTCCGGCGGGGGTGGTCACCACGGCACCGAGCTCGGCGGGCACCGGGTCGGAGGAGCGTATGGTGGCGGCCAGCCCGGCCACCGCCAGGTGGAGACCACCCCACCACGGACCGTCCACGAGAAGCACGGCGGGCATCGCGACACAGGCCGAGGCCAGCGCCGGCAGCAGCGTCAGCGCCAGGGTGACCCCGTGGGTCGGTGCCACCACCGCCCGACGCAGCCCCGGGGAGCCGAGCCAGGTGCGCAACCCCTGGCCCGCCTGCCGACCCGACCACGCCGCGACCACGCCCGCCAGCAGCACGGCCCCGCCGTAGCCGAACCCCTCACCGGCGACCACGATGGCCGGCACAGCCGCGAACGTGACGGCCACCGCACGCCACCGCCGGCGCACCAGGCGCAGGTCCGCGACGAGGAACGCGTACGCTCCCCGCCACCGCAGCGGCCTGCTCGGGTGCCTCCCCCCGCGCAGGTCGGCCCGGCGGCGCTGCAGTCCGGTCAGGGCGGTGGCGTCCATCATCAGGGCGGAGTCGGCGACGGCGTCCACGACCTCGCGGCCACGAGCCAGCTGCGCGTCCGAGAGCTCCGCCAGCACGCTCCCGGGCCGTCGCAGCAGGACCAGGGCGACCACCAGGGCGACCACCAGAGCGGCGAGCAGCAACCCGGTCGTGACGACCGCTCCGACCAGCCCCGGGCCCTCGACACGCCACCCGCCGGCCGGCGGCTCTGGCAGGTGCGCGACACGGGTGACCACGGCGCTCAGCAGGGTGAGGCCGAGGAGCACCAGCACGGCCCCCGCCCCTCGACCCGGTTGGCGTCCCGAGAGCCGGGGCTGGACCACCACGAGGGCGACCTGGACCACGGCGGCACCCAGCGCACCGACCACCGCACCCAGCGCCAGCACCACCGGGTCGAGCCCACCGCCCTGCGCGGCGAGGGCGGTGAGGAGTCCGACCAGCGTCCCGCCCAGCGCCGCGGCCCCCACCGTCGCCGCGAGGGGGCCGCGCAGCAGCACGGCGCGTTCGGCGGTCGTGCCCAGAAGCCAGCGGGCGGCTGCCCGCTCGGCGGAGACCGGCCCCACCGCACC includes these proteins:
- the cofE gene encoding coenzyme F420-0:L-glutamate ligase translates to MRGIEVIAPDGIGEVTAGTDLAVLVSEAIDLADGDVVVVTSKAVSKAEGRTVAAGTGADGEAAYEKALVEETRRVVARRGRTRIVRNRLGLVMAAAGIDRSNVEVGTFVLLPDDPDASARRLRERLLELTGANVGVVVTDTAGRAWRDGQTDIAIGAAGLDPSEEFAGQVDPYGNPLEVTLPAVADEIAGAAELAQGKLGGRPLARLRGRADLVLGVGEHGPGAASLQRPEGADLFGFGAREAVVVALSGESRLHPVFGAPAAPEELAEAFARVSPGALLAPSGDAWELRTVSPLPRAALTALCVAHGWKAELAEAAPSESVSFARLSPASP
- a CDS encoding DUF3105 domain-containing protein → MAKQDKTNRQAVIEEIRNSQKAADRRRGGMIVGVSVILGVLIIAAAAWKPVSDAFSQREFKAKELSSIGAKAADVCQDITTKPADGMMDHETPGTPIPYADAPPAFGTHYDSWEPMQRKFYGEDRPELGYLVHNLEHGYTILWYDETIAKDDAKLDVVKGLAAKFDGDDMRNKFKAAPWTAEDGDAFPEGQHVALTHWSAGGTGETDTAKQVGVWQYCSEPSGEALEDFMNEYPYMDSPEPGAG
- a CDS encoding mannose-1-phosphate guanylyltransferase — its product is MAATDTSTPRPALADFWAVVPAGGAGTRLWPLSRSGAPKFLLDLTGSGRTLLQATLDRLAPLAADRCLVVTGVAHADAVRRQLPGLPDDRVVAEPSPRDSMAAIGLAAAMLERLDPDAVMGSFAADHVIGDQQAYEECVTAAVEAAREGWLVTIGIEPTGPATGFGYVRAGQALPGLAASRVEEFVEKPSLEVARSYLASGAYRWNAGMFVVRPGVLLDLLAETDPDFTAALRTIAATPERLEEIWPTLPRIAIDHAVAEPAAAAGRVACVPGRFTWDDVGDFSSLGDLLAALAGDDARLRVIGDAAQVRTHDATGLVVPAGGRTVAVVGIEDVVVVDTPDAVLVTTKARAQEVKSIVAALKEDGHDELV
- a CDS encoding DUF6297 family protein produces the protein MRVAPRRPDRGGDDVAAHEAVSALARARARRRDGAERFTDLYVWVFSGVLFAVWIVSFARETFTSQVCTVGEGAGCVLQQHPASSAVAVAMLGLGALVLAGGAVGPVSAERAAARWLLGTTAERAVLLRGPLAATVGAAALGGTLVGLLTALAAQGGGLDPVVLALGAVVGALGAAVVQVALVVVQPRLSGRQPGRGAGAVLVLLGLTLLSAVVTRVAHLPEPPAGGWRVEGPGLVGAVVTTGLLLAALVVALVVALVLLRRPGSVLAELSDAQLARGREVVDAVADSALMMDATALTGLQRRRADLRGGRHPSRPLRWRGAYAFLVADLRLVRRRWRAVAVTFAAVPAIVVAGEGFGYGGAVLLAGVVAAWSGRQAGQGLRTWLGSPGLRRAVVAPTHGVTLALTLLPALASACVAMPAVLLVDGPWWGGLHLAVAGLAATIRSSDPVPAELGAVVTTPAGALPIGVVRQLLHGPDVAVALALVLVLVGEPWILLTSLAALGWQVSKER